One window of Dehalobacterium formicoaceticum genomic DNA carries:
- the gatC gene encoding Asp-tRNA(Asn)/Glu-tRNA(Gln) amidotransferase subunit GatC — protein MITIKDVEHVALLARLELSQEEKEMYTEQLNLILNHIDKLEELDTENVPPTAHVLSLQNVLREDEVYPSLERAAVLENGPNTEKGQFKVPRIV, from the coding sequence TTGATAACCATAAAAGACGTGGAACATGTGGCCCTTTTGGCCCGGCTGGAATTGTCTCAGGAAGAAAAAGAAATGTATACGGAACAATTGAATCTTATTTTGAACCATATCGACAAGCTGGAGGAACTGGATACGGAAAATGTCCCGCCCACAGCCCATGTTCTTTCCTTGCAGAATGTTTTACGTGAGGATGAGGTATACCCTTCCCTGGAGCGGGCAGCGGTGCTGGAAAATGGGCCCAATACGGAAAAAGGCCAGTTTAAAGTGCCCCGGATTGTTTAA
- the cas2 gene encoding CRISPR-associated endonuclease Cas2 gives MKNFNYNYVILFYDVGEKRVTKVFKICKQYLKHYQKSVFRGHITPGNFLELKGKLKKVIDPEYDFITFIQTMSESSFHEESMGNTGIDPESLII, from the coding sequence ATGAAAAATTTCAACTATAACTATGTAATTCTTTTTTATGATGTTGGCGAAAAACGTGTAACGAAGGTATTCAAGATATGTAAGCAGTATCTGAAGCATTATCAAAAATCTGTTTTCAGGGGACATATCACTCCTGGAAACTTTTTGGAACTTAAGGGGAAACTCAAAAAAGTAATTGACCCGGAGTATGATTTTATAACATTTATTCAAACAATGAGTGAGTCATCTTTTCACGAAGAAAGTATGGGTAATACGGGCATTGATCCTGAGTCATTAATTATTTGA
- the istA gene encoding IS21 family transposase, whose product MITMNIKQQILMMHIHEGKSRREIAKITGINRDTVGKYIGQYEEGRQQLLSSGSADIQALVDTLTSAPKYTVGIRPKRKMTDEVVNRIQFYLDENETKRNQGRHKQQKKAIDIFEALEAEGTQLSYSTVLRTIRSLERKPKEAFIKALYELGDICEFDWGEVKLKINGKFQVFQMAVFTTAYGNYRFAYLFTKQTTECFQEAHALFFQHIGQVYRTMVYDNMKVAVKRFIGTEKEPTQGLLQLSLYYGFQYRFCNIRKGNEKGHVERSVEVVRRKAFAFRDEFESLEEANQYLQDVCTKRNRKSHDEYNGQTAEERLEEERPALLPTLPPFDAARVIYGRVNKYSTIIVDQNRYSVPDHLVGESIMIKAYATRVRCFHQESLVAEHVRLTGNHEWRLDLNHYLDTLRKKPGAFAGSAAWQQAPKRIKEIYETYYTKQDKEFIQLLQYIRDDVPFAEVEQAIRELEKIHPAQVTTDKIKVLCARNRDAMPVVQPNLSKTGKEIVERSAQQLRMYDDMFDTHTPKAKEDVA is encoded by the coding sequence ATGATCACAATGAACATCAAGCAACAAATTTTAATGATGCATATTCATGAAGGGAAATCGCGCCGGGAAATTGCGAAAATAACAGGGATCAATCGGGACACCGTAGGAAAGTACATTGGACAATATGAGGAAGGGAGACAGCAATTATTGTCGAGCGGGTCGGCAGATATCCAGGCACTAGTCGACACCCTCACTTCTGCCCCCAAGTATACTGTGGGCATTCGACCCAAAAGAAAAATGACTGACGAGGTTGTGAACAGGATCCAGTTCTATCTTGACGAGAATGAAACTAAGCGAAATCAGGGGCGGCACAAGCAGCAAAAAAAAGCCATTGATATCTTTGAAGCACTGGAAGCCGAGGGTACTCAACTAAGTTACAGTACCGTTCTTCGAACCATTAGAAGCTTGGAACGGAAACCAAAGGAAGCGTTTATTAAGGCTCTGTATGAACTTGGAGACATTTGCGAATTTGATTGGGGTGAGGTTAAACTAAAAATTAATGGAAAATTTCAAGTTTTTCAGATGGCCGTATTCACAACGGCTTACGGGAACTATCGCTTTGCTTATCTGTTCACCAAACAAACAACAGAGTGTTTTCAGGAAGCACACGCCCTGTTTTTCCAGCATATCGGCCAAGTGTATCGTACCATGGTGTACGATAACATGAAAGTCGCGGTGAAAAGGTTTATTGGAACGGAGAAGGAGCCGACGCAAGGATTGCTTCAATTGTCGCTCTACTATGGTTTTCAGTATCGGTTTTGCAATATTCGCAAGGGCAACGAAAAAGGTCATGTGGAGCGAAGCGTCGAGGTCGTTCGCCGAAAAGCCTTCGCTTTTCGGGACGAATTTGAATCCCTGGAGGAGGCAAATCAATATTTGCAGGATGTGTGCACTAAGCGTAATCGTAAGTCCCATGATGAGTACAACGGCCAGACGGCGGAGGAACGATTGGAAGAAGAGCGCCCCGCATTGCTGCCCACCCTTCCACCATTTGATGCAGCTCGCGTGATTTATGGACGGGTGAACAAATATTCCACCATCATCGTTGATCAGAATCGTTACTCAGTACCGGATCATTTGGTAGGTGAATCGATCATGATTAAAGCATATGCGACCCGGGTGCGATGCTTCCATCAGGAATCCTTGGTAGCGGAGCATGTGCGATTAACCGGCAACCACGAGTGGCGGCTTGATCTGAATCATTATTTGGATACGCTAAGGAAAAAACCTGGTGCATTTGCCGGTAGTGCGGCATGGCAGCAGGCTCCTAAAAGGATAAAAGAAATATACGAAACATATTATACCAAACAAGACAAGGAATTTATACAGCTATTGCAATATATTCGAGACGATGTCCCATTTGCGGAAGTCGAGCAAGCTATTCGGGAGCTGGAGAAAATTCATCCGGCTCAAGTGACTACGGATAAAATTAAAGTGCTTTGTGCTAGGAATCGTGACGCGATGCCTGTTGTTCAACCAAATCTCTCGAAAACGGGAAAAGAGATTGTAGAGCGGTCAGCACAGCAGCTTCGCATGTACGATGACATGTTTGATACCCATACACCAAAAGCAAAGGAGGACGTTGCATGA
- the trpD gene encoding anthranilate phosphoribosyltransferase has translation MSVMHMDMREFGAGIAQLINKENLSRSKAKDMFVQVLMNQQPDLQQGAFLSALTAKGETAEEIAGSWEAIYELDTVKVNPDISGDLVENSGTGMDSMKTFNISTAAAIIAAAGGVTMAKHGSRAITSSCGTIDLLEELGIEMECEADLVKNSIEKAGIGIFNGMSSKVHPQALGRILSQIAFGTTLNIAASLANPAAPKYAVRGVYDRELVLPVAEVMKEIGFKRAIVLFGMDGTGPKGMDEASTIGETYIAELKENGEIIQYTLTPEEFGISRPDKKELSPYGNRRDEALRLLSILSGKGTQACTDIVCLNAGLILYIFNKTQSIKDGFYLAGEIIRTNRGIDKLQEWVEAQNADPSQGLKKLNSLLETV, from the coding sequence ATGAGTGTAATGCATATGGATATGAGAGAATTTGGAGCAGGGATCGCACAATTAATTAATAAAGAGAATTTATCACGCAGCAAAGCGAAAGATATGTTTGTTCAGGTTTTGATGAATCAACAACCGGATCTGCAGCAGGGGGCATTTCTTTCGGCGCTTACGGCAAAAGGGGAAACCGCCGAGGAAATTGCCGGCAGCTGGGAGGCAATTTATGAACTGGATACGGTGAAAGTGAACCCCGACATCAGCGGTGATCTGGTTGAAAACAGCGGTACCGGTATGGACTCCATGAAAACATTTAATATCAGCACTGCCGCAGCAATCATTGCAGCAGCCGGGGGTGTGACCATGGCCAAGCATGGATCTCGGGCGATCACCTCGTCATGCGGCACCATCGATCTCTTGGAAGAACTGGGCATTGAAATGGAATGCGAAGCCGACCTGGTAAAAAACAGTATTGAAAAAGCCGGGATTGGCATTTTTAACGGGATGAGCTCCAAAGTGCATCCCCAGGCTTTGGGTCGGATTTTATCCCAGATTGCCTTTGGCACAACCTTAAACATCGCGGCTTCCCTGGCAAATCCTGCTGCTCCTAAATATGCGGTGCGAGGCGTATATGACCGTGAGCTGGTACTGCCGGTGGCAGAAGTGATGAAGGAAATCGGGTTTAAACGGGCCATCGTGCTCTTCGGAATGGACGGGACCGGTCCTAAAGGGATGGATGAAGCCTCCACCATCGGAGAGACCTATATTGCTGAGTTAAAAGAAAACGGAGAGATTATCCAATATACCCTGACCCCGGAAGAGTTTGGCATTAGTCGACCTGATAAAAAGGAACTGAGTCCTTATGGCAATCGCCGGGACGAAGCACTCCGTCTGCTGTCGATTTTGTCCGGCAAGGGGACCCAAGCCTGCACGGACATTGTTTGCCTGAATGCCGGTTTAATCCTGTATATATTTAACAAGACCCAGAGCATCAAAGACGGTTTTTATTTAGCAGGAGAAATTATCAGAACCAATCGGGGAATCGACAAATTACAAGAATGGGTGGAAGCGCAAAATGCTGACCCATCACAGGGATTAAAGAAACTGAACAGCCTTTTGGAGACGGTTTAA
- a CDS encoding spore germination protein has protein sequence MFRKFIRKIKVLGNMGRKKDRFQDEKNYSNNQSLSKKLQVNFRSLQEIFQDASDIVFKEFKIGEKDQINAFLIFVDGLVDNGLVNESLLKSLMLFAREIPPNQDMDHVYLQIKESALSIAGTKECATLKNAVDAILSGDVVLFLDGADKALILSIRGWSSRAVMEPVTETVVRGPREGFVETLRTNTSLIRRKIKSPNLKFESMKIGTETQTDICVVYMKNIVNQEIVQEVKKRLEKIEIDGILESGYIESFIEDAPFSIFPTVGNSEKPDTISAKILEGRVAILVDGTPFVLAVPYLLVEAFQNSEDYYARPFFSSLIRILRYISFGISILAPASYVAITTFEQELLPAPLVITTAASLEGVPFPPVIEALMMGAVFEILREAGVRLPRPVGQAVSIVGALVIGQSAVAAGFVGAPMVIVVALTAIASFVVPVLTDAGAIIRFLLTVLAGLSGIYGIMLGIAVILTHLCSLRSFGMPYTSPLAPMKLSDMKDVFIRVPWWAMLTRPRALGMKNRVRQKSNRMTEQAENDQKK, from the coding sequence GTGTTTCGTAAATTTATCCGTAAAATCAAAGTATTAGGTAATATGGGCAGAAAAAAAGATCGCTTTCAGGATGAAAAAAACTACTCAAATAACCAATCTTTATCAAAAAAGCTGCAGGTTAATTTTAGATCCCTGCAGGAAATTTTTCAAGATGCCAGTGATATTGTGTTCAAAGAATTTAAAATTGGGGAAAAAGATCAAATTAACGCTTTTTTAATTTTTGTGGATGGCTTGGTAGATAATGGCCTGGTTAATGAAAGTCTGTTAAAATCATTGATGCTGTTTGCCCGTGAAATTCCGCCTAACCAAGATATGGATCATGTTTACCTCCAAATCAAAGAAAGCGCCTTATCCATTGCCGGCACGAAAGAATGTGCAACACTGAAAAATGCTGTAGATGCTATTTTATCAGGAGACGTCGTTTTATTCCTGGACGGAGCAGACAAGGCATTAATTCTATCAATTCGCGGCTGGTCAAGCAGGGCGGTTATGGAGCCGGTTACTGAAACAGTAGTACGTGGCCCCAGAGAAGGTTTCGTAGAGACACTGCGCACAAATACTTCCTTGATCCGCCGCAAAATAAAAAGCCCGAATCTGAAGTTTGAGTCCATGAAAATCGGCACAGAAACACAAACGGATATTTGTGTTGTTTATATGAAAAACATCGTCAATCAAGAAATCGTGCAAGAGGTAAAAAAACGTCTGGAGAAAATAGAAATTGATGGTATCCTGGAATCCGGTTATATCGAGTCATTCATAGAAGATGCCCCTTTTTCTATTTTTCCCACCGTGGGCAACAGTGAAAAGCCGGATACCATCAGCGCGAAAATATTGGAAGGAAGAGTGGCAATCCTTGTTGACGGCACCCCATTTGTTTTAGCTGTCCCTTACCTATTGGTAGAGGCTTTTCAAAACAGCGAAGATTATTATGCCCGGCCTTTTTTCAGCAGCTTAATTAGAATCCTCCGTTATATCTCCTTTGGCATCAGCATCCTGGCCCCTGCTTCTTATGTTGCGATCACCACCTTTGAGCAGGAATTATTACCTGCGCCTTTAGTGATCACCACGGCGGCATCTCTGGAAGGGGTACCTTTTCCTCCTGTGATAGAAGCTTTGATGATGGGAGCGGTTTTTGAAATTCTGCGGGAAGCAGGCGTGCGTCTGCCCCGACCTGTCGGTCAGGCTGTCAGCATTGTGGGGGCCTTGGTAATAGGCCAATCCGCTGTCGCCGCGGGTTTTGTCGGTGCCCCGATGGTAATTGTCGTAGCTCTTACCGCCATTGCTTCTTTCGTTGTTCCGGTATTAACAGATGCCGGTGCGATTATCAGGTTCCTTTTAACTGTTTTGGCGGGATTATCGGGGATCTACGGAATCATGCTGGGCATTGCAGTTATTTTAACCCATCTTTGTTCCCTGCGTTCTTTTGGAATGCCTTATACATCCCCCTTGGCTCCGATGAAGCTGTCTGATATGAAAGATGTTTTTATACGTGTTCCCTGGTGGGCAATGCTTACCAGGCCCCGGGCTTTAGGGATGAAGAACCGGGTTCGGCAAAAAAGCAACAGAATGACCGAACAGGCTGAAAATGATCAAAAAAAATAG
- a CDS encoding Ger(x)C family spore germination protein gives MKKLTKLIILCLIFLLPMSFLTGCWNSKELDQLSIVQAIGIDRTNNEQISLTSQILIPSAISSPGSSSGGGGTGRGSTGAQGVLILKSTGETVYDALKNATYEADRRIYLPFNKIIVIGEDTAKGGIAPLLDFFLRDPEPRGNTYILIARGNAEDIIRTTHRQESVPAKALENMITGTLNTSKAVEVNLHEVSIALADHTSDLFLTGIEMIKQEDQGQEIKKPKLSDTAILDYDKLIGWFNGQETRGMLWIRGEVKEGIIVVQSPGPDKGKVSLKIINASSQVKPEMKDGKLMITVKVKENGTIGEQMSPAANIDTPEYFKELEKRQERVIKEEIMAALEKGQKEWGVDIFEFGEEVHRKFPKEWKELKKNWGEEIKNIEVKVEVESNLRMFGKTTSPE, from the coding sequence ATGAAGAAGTTAACTAAGTTAATCATTTTATGCTTGATATTTTTATTGCCAATGTCTTTCCTTACAGGCTGTTGGAACAGTAAAGAATTGGATCAATTGTCCATTGTCCAGGCGATCGGTATCGATCGCACGAACAATGAACAAATAAGCCTTACCTCCCAGATTCTGATACCTTCAGCAATTAGTTCACCGGGATCCTCTTCAGGCGGCGGAGGTACAGGGAGAGGCAGTACCGGGGCACAAGGTGTTTTGATATTAAAAAGTACCGGAGAGACTGTTTATGATGCCCTTAAGAATGCCACATATGAAGCAGATCGGAGAATATATCTTCCTTTTAATAAGATTATTGTAATCGGAGAAGATACGGCTAAAGGCGGTATTGCTCCTCTGCTTGATTTTTTCTTGCGTGATCCGGAGCCCAGGGGTAATACCTATATTTTAATTGCCCGTGGAAATGCCGAAGATATCATTAGAACAACCCATAGGCAAGAATCGGTTCCGGCAAAAGCGTTGGAAAATATGATCACAGGTACTCTTAATACATCGAAAGCGGTAGAGGTTAATTTACATGAAGTCTCTATTGCTCTTGCTGATCATACGAGTGATCTTTTTCTTACCGGTATCGAAATGATCAAGCAGGAAGATCAGGGCCAGGAAATAAAAAAGCCCAAACTCAGTGATACTGCTATCTTGGATTATGATAAACTGATCGGCTGGTTTAATGGCCAAGAAACACGGGGGATGCTCTGGATCCGCGGCGAAGTAAAAGAAGGTATTATCGTCGTTCAATCACCAGGCCCGGATAAAGGGAAAGTAAGCTTGAAAATTATTAATGCATCAAGTCAGGTTAAACCAGAAATGAAGGACGGCAAATTGATGATTACCGTCAAGGTTAAAGAAAACGGCACAATTGGAGAACAAATGTCTCCTGCAGCAAATATTGATACCCCTGAATATTTTAAAGAACTGGAAAAAAGACAGGAAAGGGTTATCAAGGAAGAAATAATGGCAGCCCTGGAAAAAGGACAAAAAGAATGGGGTGTTGATATATTTGAATTTGGTGAGGAAGTCCATCGCAAGTTCCCGAAGGAGTGGAAAGAACTGAAAAAAAATTGGGGTGAAGAAATTAAAAATATTGAGGTCAAGGTAGAAGTAGAGTCAAATCTTAGAATGTTTGGTAAAACTACTTCTCCTGAATAA
- a CDS encoding GerAB/ArcD/ProY family transporter translates to MLEAGRVTYKQLILLIFISRLIVGLTYLPGITAPPANQDIWLVGIFHLPIELLLSIPIYLLWKRFPDQSIIQYSETLLGIGGKIIGVLYAWLFIQYSAITLTQLGFFMSTMILPDTPPLFIVASMVLVCAYGVLHGLKVLGRLSEIIAPIIIIAIITIFVLIAKDMDLKKLTPLLETGIFPIMQGGFIAAARSMEIIGLAMVFPCLNDQGKGKTVLIAGYTLPVIIFMLLEIVLISIFGGEAAKKATFPVFLMIRTISLEGFLERIESVHLAVWLLGIFIKVSFYYYLAVLSIGQLFDFKEYKPLILPVSAIIIPLCIIIAPNLAELRVFTGHKIFTWYVLFFSVVIPSLLLFTAILRKKGVPGK, encoded by the coding sequence ATGTTGGAAGCCGGCCGTGTTACCTATAAACAGCTGATTTTACTGATCTTCATCAGCAGATTAATAGTAGGCTTGACCTATCTCCCGGGAATAACAGCTCCGCCGGCAAATCAGGATATTTGGCTGGTCGGGATATTCCATTTACCTATAGAACTGCTGCTATCTATCCCTATTTATCTTCTTTGGAAGAGATTTCCTGACCAAAGCATCATCCAATATAGTGAGACCCTGTTAGGGATCGGCGGGAAAATAATAGGGGTACTCTATGCGTGGCTTTTTATTCAATATTCGGCGATTACTTTGACCCAATTAGGGTTTTTTATGTCAACAATGATTCTGCCTGACACCCCGCCCCTCTTTATTGTTGCTTCTATGGTGCTGGTTTGTGCCTATGGGGTGCTACATGGTCTTAAAGTCTTAGGGCGCTTGTCGGAAATCATTGCGCCAATTATAATCATTGCTATCATCACGATTTTTGTACTTATAGCTAAGGATATGGATCTAAAAAAACTTACGCCCCTTCTGGAAACAGGGATCTTCCCCATCATGCAGGGGGGGTTTATTGCGGCGGCCCGGTCAATGGAAATTATCGGGCTTGCCATGGTTTTTCCCTGCTTGAACGATCAGGGCAAAGGTAAAACAGTGCTGATCGCAGGATATACTTTACCCGTAATTATTTTTATGCTCCTGGAAATAGTCTTAATATCAATCTTTGGCGGAGAGGCAGCTAAGAAAGCCACTTTCCCTGTTTTTTTGATGATCAGGACAATAAGTTTAGAAGGTTTTTTGGAACGCATAGAATCAGTTCATCTGGCGGTTTGGCTTTTGGGGATATTTATTAAAGTATCATTTTACTATTATTTAGCAGTGCTAAGTATCGGGCAATTATTTGATTTTAAGGAGTATAAACCGCTGATTCTTCCGGTGAGTGCCATTATTATTCCCTTATGTATCATAATTGCCCCTAACTTAGCCGAACTGCGGGTATTTACCGGACATAAAATATTTACCTGGTATGTTTTGTTCTTTTCGGTAGTGATCCCCTCCCTTCTTCTCTTTACCGCTATTTTGAGAAAAAAGGGAGTGCCCGGAAAATGA
- a CDS encoding S8 family serine peptidase, translating to MFCKKPSSALLMLVILGGIIFGFTDVSYAQADDNNPFIVVDQAREEMLKSAKEKISDQDLLKKSQSLKGQKKEKGDRKELSAETGKRYLVKFKEEIAMQEIFDIVNLYPYELLGMSEQRTFMIILEDLPDFEQRTSGIIEFIEADQVKKTSVIPSDTYYPNQWALPAINMPQAWDINKGSNSVYVAVIDTGVYRDHPDLVNADIRAGWDYYFDDFCYWDDDGHGTNVTGIIGAKTNNYLGIAGLNWDVAIVPLNVDSGGGITYTSDEIEAIYDATEIECDVINLSLGGSESSLAERNAVSYAISHGTIVVAAAGNDGTFAYDYPASYDGVISVGSVNRNLTRSVFSQYNNKIDVTAPGEDIYTTAFGLFADGQDYIYTDGTSFSAPYVSGVAALAVACKPSITVAEFEAALKATCTDLGSKGFDKYYGYGLINAEKLLQNFAAPTLQSIKITKPALKLVYTVGEPLDITGLEVTGTYSDSSKKVEQITSGNITGFDSSYPAVNQTLTITVGGKTVTFSVNIEKKVEAPTSGDVDGNGKVDILDVVLTINFVLEKSTYTQAEFDMADLNKDGALNIFDVMQMINIVLEKQ from the coding sequence ATGTTTTGTAAAAAGCCAAGTTCAGCCTTATTGATGCTAGTTATTTTGGGTGGGATTATCTTTGGATTTACCGATGTTTCATATGCCCAAGCAGATGATAACAATCCCTTCATAGTCGTTGATCAAGCTCGTGAAGAAATGCTCAAAAGTGCTAAAGAAAAAATTAGTGATCAGGATCTATTAAAAAAGAGTCAATCTCTCAAAGGACAAAAGAAAGAAAAAGGGGATCGGAAGGAGCTTTCAGCCGAGACAGGAAAACGTTATCTTGTTAAGTTTAAGGAAGAAATTGCGATGCAAGAAATATTTGACATCGTTAATTTATATCCATATGAACTATTAGGTATGAGTGAGCAGCGCACTTTTATGATTATACTGGAAGATCTCCCGGATTTTGAACAACGAACATCAGGAATCATTGAATTTATTGAGGCAGATCAGGTTAAAAAAACAAGTGTTATTCCCTCAGACACTTACTATCCAAACCAATGGGCCTTACCGGCAATTAATATGCCCCAGGCTTGGGATATTAATAAAGGATCAAATTCAGTTTATGTCGCCGTAATTGATACCGGTGTATATCGGGATCATCCTGATCTGGTGAATGCGGACATTAGAGCTGGATGGGACTATTATTTTGATGATTTCTGTTACTGGGATGATGACGGTCATGGCACTAATGTCACAGGAATTATTGGAGCAAAAACAAATAATTACCTGGGTATCGCAGGGCTTAATTGGGATGTAGCAATCGTCCCTTTGAATGTGGACTCGGGGGGTGGAATAACATACACCTCAGATGAAATTGAAGCTATTTATGATGCCACTGAGATAGAATGTGACGTCATTAATCTTAGTTTAGGAGGAAGCGAATCTTCATTAGCTGAGCGTAATGCCGTTTCTTATGCCATCAGCCATGGAACAATAGTTGTGGCGGCGGCAGGCAATGATGGTACCTTCGCATATGATTATCCGGCATCCTATGATGGGGTTATCAGCGTGGGATCCGTCAACAGAAACCTTACCCGTTCGGTTTTTTCTCAGTATAACAACAAAATCGATGTGACCGCACCGGGGGAAGACATCTACACAACTGCTTTTGGGCTGTTTGCAGATGGTCAAGACTACATTTATACTGACGGGACATCCTTTTCCGCACCTTATGTGTCCGGCGTCGCCGCCCTTGCTGTCGCTTGTAAGCCATCTATTACGGTAGCAGAGTTTGAAGCAGCTTTAAAAGCAACCTGCACAGACCTGGGGAGTAAGGGGTTTGATAAATATTATGGATATGGCTTAATCAACGCCGAAAAATTGCTGCAAAATTTTGCTGCGCCGACCCTGCAAAGCATTAAGATCACGAAACCGGCGTTGAAATTAGTCTATACCGTAGGTGAACCATTGGATATCACCGGGCTGGAAGTAACCGGTACCTATAGTGACAGCAGCAAAAAGGTGGAGCAGATAACTTCGGGGAATATCACAGGTTTTGATAGCAGTTATCCTGCTGTCAATCAAACATTAACGATTACGGTTGGCGGCAAAACAGTAACTTTTTCTGTGAATATTGAAAAGAAAGTTGAGGCCCCTACCAGCGGTGATGTGGACGGTAATGGCAAGGTGGATATTTTGGACGTTGTGCTCACCATCAACTTCGTGTTGGAGAAAAGCACATATACCCAAGCAGAATTTGACATGGCCGATCTCAACAAAGATGGCGCTTTGAATATTTTCGATGTGATGCAAATGATTAATATTGTCTTAGAAAAACAATAA
- a CDS encoding zinc-binding dehydrogenase → MEENAVERIRTLTAGKGADAAIPCCPDPQAVADSLAVLGKKGRFGFFSGLVMGEDAPHIDWNLIHYKELAVYGAYGCSSNHNRTALELLSSGMVRVSDMTTRILPFEELVQGIEMVARRDDTNLIIDLTI, encoded by the coding sequence ATGGAAGAGAACGCGGTAGAGCGCATTCGGACCCTTACGGCAGGAAAGGGGGCGGATGCAGCGATTCCCTGCTGTCCGGACCCCCAGGCGGTGGCGGACAGCCTGGCCGTCCTGGGTAAGAAGGGACGATTTGGCTTCTTCAGCGGTTTGGTCATGGGAGAAGATGCGCCGCACATAGATTGGAATCTCATTCATTACAAAGAGCTTGCTGTGTATGGTGCCTATGGCTGCTCCTCAAATCATAACCGGACTGCTCTGGAACTGTTAAGCTCCGGCATGGTTCGGGTGAGTGATATGACGACACGGATTCTGCCCTTCGAAGAACTTGTTCAGGGCATTGAAATGGTGGCCCGCCGGGATGATACCAATCTAATCATCGACTTAACCATTTAG
- the istB gene encoding IS21-like element helper ATPase IstB, which produces MSNAPRKAFKEAILEYSKELRLPMIRKHLDEQVRESTQQDASYEAFLAQLLEKECDARREASRHNRIRLAEFTHKKYLEDLVIADLPDDAQKKLKQLKTLEFIQEGRNIILAGNPGTGKTHVSIGLGLKACLEGYKVWFTTVPLLINRIKECRAEQTLRAFQNRFEKYDLVIADEMGYISFDKEGSELLFTHLSLRAGRKSTIITTNLSFERWGEIFQDPVMTAAMIDRLTHQSYIVNMNGNSYRMKETKEWLQQQQLA; this is translated from the coding sequence ATGAGTAACGCGCCGCGCAAGGCGTTTAAGGAAGCGATATTGGAATATAGCAAAGAACTGAGACTCCCTATGATTCGTAAGCATTTGGATGAGCAAGTTCGGGAGTCAACGCAGCAGGATGCCAGTTATGAAGCATTTCTGGCGCAGTTACTGGAGAAGGAATGTGATGCTCGTCGGGAAGCCTCGCGGCATAATCGCATTCGTCTGGCTGAATTTACACATAAAAAGTACCTTGAAGATTTGGTCATCGCGGATTTGCCAGATGATGCCCAAAAGAAGTTAAAGCAGCTGAAAACATTAGAGTTTATTCAGGAGGGGCGCAACATTATTCTGGCGGGGAACCCGGGAACAGGCAAGACGCATGTGAGTATTGGGCTAGGCTTAAAGGCCTGCCTGGAGGGATATAAAGTATGGTTTACAACTGTTCCCCTCCTCATTAACCGGATTAAAGAATGCCGAGCAGAGCAAACTCTTCGAGCCTTCCAGAACCGCTTTGAAAAATATGATTTGGTTATTGCCGATGAAATGGGTTATATATCTTTTGATAAGGAAGGATCTGAATTATTGTTTACCCATTTGTCGCTGAGGGCTGGTCGCAAATCGACAATCATCACAACCAACTTATCCTTCGAACGATGGGGTGAAATTTTTCAGGATCCCGTGATGACGGCGGCCATGATTGACCGGTTGACGCATCAGTCATACATCGTCAACATGAATGGAAACTCGTACCGCATGAAAGAAACGAAGGAGTGGTTACAACAACAGCAACTGGCATGA